Proteins co-encoded in one Populus trichocarpa isolate Nisqually-1 chromosome 10, P.trichocarpa_v4.1, whole genome shotgun sequence genomic window:
- the LOC7490347 gene encoding coronatine-insensitive protein 1 has product MEEIQNRKMNNLNCSGGGVGGGMSDVVLECVMPYIHDPRDRDAVSLVCRRWYELDALTRKHVTIALCYSTSPDRLQRRFKHLESLKMKGKPRAAMFFNLIPDDWGGFVTPWVNEIAESFNCLKSLHFRRMIVKDSDLELLASSRGKVLQVLKLDKCSGFSTDGLSHIGRSCRQLRTLFLEESAIAYEKDGDWLHELATNNTVLETLNFYMTDLTKVRLEDLELLAKNCRSLVSVKISDCEILELVGFFRAASAIEEFCGGSFNEPDQPGKYSAVVFPPKLCRLGLSYMEKNVMSIVFPFASLLKKLDLLYVLLGTEDHCVLVQRCPNLEVLETRNVIGDRGLEALARSCKRLKRLRIERGADEQEMEDVDGRVSQRGLIALAQGCLELEYIAVYVSDISNAALEHMGAYSKNLNDFRLVLLEQEDRITDLPLDNGVRALLRGCEKLQRFGLYLRSGGLTDVGLGYIGQYSRHVRWMILGSVGESDEGLLAFSMGCPSLQKLEMRACCFTERALARAALQLTSLRYLWVHGYRETSNGHRDLLTMVRPFWNIELIPSRRVATVNNAGEDIVSENPAHILAYYSLAGPRTDFPDTVIPLDPARVVAA; this is encoded by the exons atggaAGAAATTCAGAACAGAAAAATGAATAACTTGAATTGTAGCGGAGGCGGGGTTGGAGGAGGGATGTCCGACGTCGTACTAGAATGCGTGATGCCATACATACACGACCCGCGGGACCGCGACGCTGTTTCGTTAGTTTGCCGGAGATGGTACGAGCTAGATGCGCTAACACGAAAGCACGTGACAATAGCTTTATGTTACAGTACAAGTCCAGATCGATTACAACGTCGTTTTAAGCACCTCGAATCATTAAAGATGAAAGGGAAGCCACGGGCTGCTATGTTTTTTAATCTGATACCGGACGATTGGGGAGGGTTTGTGACTCCATGGGTTAATGAAATAGCGGAGAGTTTTAATTGCTTGAAATCGCTTCATTTTAGGAGGATGATTGTTAAAGATTCGGATCTAGAGTTGCTTGCTAGTTCTAGAGGGAAAGTTTTGCAGGTTTTGAAGCTTGACAAGTGCTCTGGGTTTTCCACTGATGGCCTTTCGCACATCGGTCGCTCTTGCAG GCAATTGAGAACATTATTTTTGGAAGAGAGTGCAATAGCTTATGAGAAAGACGGTGACTGGCTCCATGAGCTCGCTACAAACAATACAGTTCTCGAGACTCTAAATTTTTACATGACGGATCTTACCAAAGTCAGATTGGAAGATCTTGAGCTTCTTGCCAAGAACTGTCGTTCATTAGTATCTGTGAAGATTAGCGACTGTGAAATCTTGGAACTTGTTGGTTTCTTTCGTGCTGCATCTGCTATAGAAGAATTTTGTGGAGGTTCCTTCAATGAGCCAGATCAACCAGGGAAGTACTCTGCTGTCGTATTCCCCCCAAAATTATGCCGTTTGGGTCTCAGCTATATGGAGAAGAATGTAATGTCAATAGTGTTCCCTTTTGCATCCCTGCTCAAAAAGTTGGATCTCCTCTATGTATTGCTTGGCACAGAAGATCATTGTGTTTTAGTCCAAAGGTGCCCCAACCTAGAAGTTCTTGAG ACAAGAAATGTTATTGGAGATAGAGGGCTGGAAGCTCTTGCCCGGAGTTGTAAGCGACTAAAGAGGCTTAGAATAGAGCGTGGTGCTGATGAGCAGGAAATGGAGGATGTAGATGGCCGGGTATCACAAAGAGGACTAATCGCCTTAGCTCAGGGCTGCCTAGAACTTGAGTACATAGCTGTTTATGTTTCTGATATTAGCAATGCAGCTCTGGAACATATGGGTGCATACTCAAAGAACCTCAATGATTTTCGCCTGGTCTTACTTGAGCAAGAAGATAGGATTACAGATCTGCCACTTGACAATGGAGTCCGAGCTCTATTGAGGGGCTGTGAAAAGCTCCAAAGGTTCGGTCTGTATCTCCGATCAGGGGGTTTGACTGATGTAGGTCTTGGATATATTGGACAGTACAGCAGACATGTGAGATGGATGATTCTGGGTAGCGTTGGGGAATCTGATGAGGGGCTTTTGGCATTTTCTATGGGCTGTCCTAGTCTGCAAAAACTTGAAATGAGGGCCTGTTGCTTCACCGAGCGTGCACTGGCTAGAGCTGCCTTGCAACTGACTTCTCTGAGGTACTTGTGGGTGCATGGTTATAGAGAAACCTCTAATGGTCATCGTGATCTTTTAACAATGGTTCGCCCATTTTGGAACATTGAATTGATTCCTTCTAGAAGGGTCGCGACGGTTAATAACGCAGGAGAAGATATTGTGTCTGAGAATCCAGCCCACATACTTGCATATTACTCCCTTGCTGGACCAAGAACAGACTTTCCAGATACTGTGATACCACTGGATCCAGCGAGGGTAGTTGCTGCGTAG